ACAGGGTTGGCATTTGGATGCGTCTCAAAAGTATCAACCGTTAGTTCCCAATGAACAGGGTTGGCTGTGGTGTCAGACATTGGGGTTATGGTTGGGAACTTGGCACGGAACTATAGACCGAGAGACGGCGGTTTGGTTACGATTTTATGATCAAGATGGTAATCTTGTTCCCCTACCCGAAGAAGCCGCTCAACAGCAAGTGGAAGCGGCTCAACAGCAAGGACTTCAACAAGGAACATTACGACAATTATTGCGTATTATTGCTACTCGCTTTGACCAGATTCCACCAGATCTTGAGCCACGTTTACAGTTACTTGAAGTCAATCAATTAGAGGATTTGGTAGTGGTGGCTTTAACGGCACAAACCCTGGCAGAATTCGTCAGTAACGTGCCGGAAGGTTCATGATAGAATTAGATGCGATACGTCCTATCGGACACGCTTGTGGGCTGCGGACACGCTTCGCGAACGCGATCGCACTTTATTATCCGTGACACTTTCAACCAAGAGACTTATAACCCGATAACGTCCCTCCAATAGCAATTCAGACTGACAACTTTGGCAATAGAGCAGATTATCGGGATTATCGGAATTCTGACACTTGGGATTGATACACAGGCTCATCAGTTTAAGGAATATGGGTCATGATCGATAGTGTAGCGTTATCGATTCAGAGATTGATAGATAAATGCTGTCGAAATCCTGTTTGTCAAGGCTTGGCTTGGCTATCGCTTGCATAAATTAACAATAGCAATCCACTGAATAAACTGAGTTGCCCTCTCCCCAAAGCCTTGGGTCAGAAAGTATTTCTTAAGCTGTCATGCATTTAAATTGGGTATTAGTAGCGAGCAAGATGCAAAGCCTGCGGCATGGCTTCGCTAAACGCACTACACGGCTTTCGCCATTAATTGATATTAAGGTTTAAATGTTGATGAAGCCGCCGCCAAACAGTTACCCAGATTTCGGGGCGATGATCGCCAAGTTTGGTTTTGTTTCAATAATCCCGAGGTCACTGGTGTGGCAAATAATCCAGCGCCCAGAGTTGATTGAGGCGTTTCCCAAACCGCTATCGCCCCCCCGCCAACATGAAACATGGCTGAACCTGATTTTGACTTCAGCGCGATCGCAGGGACAGATGGAGTTTCTTATCGCACAATAGACCTAGGGCGATCGCCACCAGCAATCCCACTGCCAGCCCATAGGGTCGTAGATTACTCCCATCCGGCATCACCATGACCGGTATGACCCACCCCCAAGCATTGACCGCAGTATGCAGCACGAGGGCGGGCAACACACTGCCCTGAGTGTGGTTGAACAGCCACGCAAACAGCACCGACAGGGCCACCGTACTCATCATAAATAGGCCAAAGGGGAGGTGGCTTTGCGTCGTGTCGGCCATATAAAACAGCGGCAGATGCCAGATGCCCCACACCCCACCCAAGAAAAGGCTAGCCACGCGCCAGCTATAGCGCTCTTGCAAAACAGGCAAGGCATAACCCCGCCAGCCAAATTCCTCGCCCAGTGGGCCGCCCA
This genomic window from Coleofasciculus chthonoplastes PCC 7420 contains:
- a CDS encoding CPBP family intramembrane glutamic endopeptidase translates to MTHHSKLGFNPRLLAFFALTFAWSWACWLLSSVVRPPLPAVGSMLIIAGGFGPGIAAIAVVRYSSGQEGLHRWLRRSLQWRVGWRWLALSFFLPLAVVGLAAAGHIALGGTIAPSPASGHVLLAVVNFGLILVLGGPLGEEFGWRGYALPVLQERYSWRVASLFLGGVWGIWHLPLFYMADTTQSHLPFGLFMMSTVALSVLFAWLFNHTQGSVLPALVLHTAVNAWGWVIPVMVMPDGSNLRPYGLAVGLLVAIALGLLCDKKLHLSLRSR